In a single window of the Desulfovibrio desulfuricans genome:
- a CDS encoding Spy0128 family protein, giving the protein AAEGKTFTVTVTDNGDGTISAVSSWQNDFAFEFTNTYRVNPTDFSVNEHISMKKELTGRDLHEGEFTFVLIDESGNVV; this is encoded by the coding sequence CGGCTGCGGAAGGAAAGACGTTTACAGTAACCGTGACAGACAACGGCGACGGAACGATCAGCGCCGTTTCCTCATGGCAGAATGATTTCGCATTTGAGTTTACAAACACATACCGTGTAAATCCGACAGATTTCAGTGTGAATGAACATATCAGCATGAAAAAAGAGCTGACTGGACGTGATCTGCACGAGGGAGAATTTACATTTGTACTCATCGATGAGTCCGGAAATGTTGTGG